Proteins encoded within one genomic window of Streptomyces sp. NBC_01314:
- a CDS encoding LysR substrate-binding domain-containing protein has protein sequence MTGSEASPSFRLAYVPGVTPTKWVRIWNERLPDVPLTLLQVSATEAFGVLRGGGADAGFVRLPVDDTDLSAIPLYTETTVVVVPKDHVVAAVDEVSAEDLADEVVLHPLDDTLDWERPPGEPAFERPATTVDAIELVAAGIGLLVVPQSLARLHHRKDLTYRPVTDAPESRIALCWPQDATTDLVEDLIGIVRGRTVNSSRGRAKAPEEKQPPKAKHPRRPTTGKPTARNPRSGKNPKSGGKAGKPRRRS, from the coding sequence GTGACAGGTTCGGAAGCATCCCCTTCGTTCCGGCTCGCGTACGTCCCGGGAGTGACGCCCACCAAGTGGGTGCGGATCTGGAACGAGCGGTTGCCCGACGTCCCCCTGACCCTCCTCCAGGTGTCCGCCACCGAGGCGTTCGGCGTGCTGCGGGGCGGCGGTGCCGACGCCGGTTTCGTACGGCTGCCGGTGGACGACACCGACCTCAGCGCGATCCCCCTCTACACCGAGACCACGGTGGTCGTGGTCCCCAAGGACCACGTCGTCGCGGCGGTCGACGAGGTGAGCGCCGAGGACCTGGCGGACGAGGTCGTGCTGCATCCGCTCGACGACACCCTCGACTGGGAGCGTCCGCCGGGAGAGCCGGCGTTCGAGCGTCCCGCCACCACGGTGGACGCGATCGAACTGGTGGCGGCCGGGATCGGGCTGCTCGTCGTCCCGCAGTCGCTCGCCCGGCTCCATCACCGCAAGGACCTCACCTACCGCCCGGTCACGGACGCCCCCGAGTCCCGCATCGCCCTGTGCTGGCCGCAGGACGCGACCACCGACCTGGTCGAGGACCTCATCGGCATCGTCCGGGGCCGCACGGTCAACAGCTCACGCGGCCGTGCCAAGGCCCCGGAGGAGAAGCAGCCCCCGAAGGCCAAGCACCCGCGCCGGCCCACGACGGGCAAGCCGACCGCCCGAAACCCCCGCAGCGGCAAGAACCCGAAGAGCGGCGGCAAGGCCGGAAAGCCCCGCCGCCGCTCCTGA
- a CDS encoding DMT family transporter, giving the protein MRVESSAIARGSVAVDSGPEGSGPRPAHTGPRPVTSGIRPSDATGASPAAPGTDHRARTGGTLQAALGVTAFSLTFPATAWGLEGFGPWSLVAVRSVLAAVIAGICLLAVGVPSRGRGRPWRVRPPGRRHWAGLAVVAAGVVVGFPLLTTLALQTSTTAHAAVVVGLLPLTTALFSALRMGTRPSRTFWTAALAGAAAVLAFTVTQSGGALTKADLYLFVALLVCAAGYTEGGRLARVMPGWQVIGWALVLCLPLSVPGTLLALSYEPVQLTAHSVAGLLWVAAGSQFLGLVVWYRGMAAIGIPKASQLQLAQPLLTLVWAVLLLGEQLTPAAPLTAAAVLVCIAVTQRSSA; this is encoded by the coding sequence ATGAGAGTAGAGAGTAGCGCTATCGCCCGAGGTTCAGTAGCGGTGGACAGCGGCCCGGAGGGCAGCGGGCCGCGACCGGCGCATACCGGGCCACGACCGGTCACCTCCGGAATCCGCCCCTCCGACGCCACCGGCGCCAGCCCGGCCGCGCCCGGGACCGACCACCGCGCCCGCACCGGCGGCACTCTCCAGGCAGCCCTCGGCGTCACCGCCTTCTCCCTCACCTTCCCGGCCACCGCCTGGGGCCTGGAGGGTTTCGGCCCCTGGTCCCTCGTCGCCGTGCGCAGCGTCCTCGCCGCCGTCATCGCGGGGATCTGCCTGCTGGCGGTGGGGGTCCCCTCGCGCGGGCGCGGCCGACCGTGGAGGGTGCGACCGCCCGGCCGTCGGCACTGGGCGGGACTCGCGGTCGTGGCCGCCGGTGTCGTGGTGGGCTTCCCGCTGCTGACGACGCTCGCGCTGCAGACCTCGACCACCGCGCACGCCGCCGTCGTGGTCGGCCTGCTCCCGCTGACGACCGCCCTGTTCTCGGCGCTGCGCATGGGCACCCGCCCCTCGCGCACCTTCTGGACCGCCGCCCTCGCCGGGGCCGCCGCCGTCCTCGCGTTCACCGTGACACAGAGCGGCGGCGCCCTCACGAAGGCCGACCTCTACCTCTTCGTCGCCCTGCTGGTGTGCGCGGCCGGCTACACCGAGGGCGGCCGGCTGGCCCGGGTGATGCCGGGCTGGCAGGTCATCGGCTGGGCCCTGGTGCTCTGTCTGCCGCTGAGCGTGCCGGGCACCCTGCTGGCCCTGTCGTACGAGCCGGTCCAGCTGACCGCGCACAGTGTGGCCGGGCTGCTGTGGGTGGCGGCCGGGTCCCAGTTCCTGGGGCTGGTCGTCTGGTACCGGGGCATGGCGGCGATCGGCATACCGAAGGCCAGCCAGTTGCAGCTGGCGCAGCCGCTGCTCACACTGGTGTGGGCGGTGCTGCTCCTCGGTGAGCAGCTCACCCCGGCCGCGCCCCTGACGGCCGCCGCCGTGCTGGTCTGCATCGCGGTCACCCAGCGCTCCTCCGCCTGA
- a CDS encoding histidine phosphatase family protein, translating to MPFRVTFVAAARCSSLLAERFEDDRPLDQAGWDEVQRVAHELVPLAAAELRYCSPTPRSRATGDALGYAPLGQPALRDCDMGRWRGFTLGEAMAREPSAVDAWLADPRSNPHGGESLIAFISRIGDWLETRPVGEGGRIVAVAEPSVLRAALVYALKAPPSSYWNMDIRPLSTVTVAGHAGRWNLRLGTAQ from the coding sequence ATGCCATTTCGGGTCACGTTCGTCGCCGCCGCGCGCTGCTCCTCGCTGCTCGCGGAGCGTTTCGAGGACGACCGGCCGCTGGACCAGGCCGGCTGGGACGAAGTGCAGCGCGTCGCCCATGAGCTGGTGCCGCTGGCGGCGGCCGAGCTGCGCTACTGCTCACCCACACCCCGCAGCCGGGCCACCGGTGACGCCCTCGGCTACGCGCCGCTGGGCCAGCCCGCGCTTCGGGACTGCGACATGGGCCGCTGGCGCGGCTTCACGCTCGGCGAGGCCATGGCCCGGGAGCCCTCGGCCGTGGACGCCTGGCTCGCCGACCCGCGCTCCAATCCGCACGGCGGCGAGTCGCTGATCGCCTTCATCTCCCGCATAGGCGACTGGCTCGAAACCCGACCCGTGGGCGAGGGCGGCCGTATCGTCGCCGTGGCCGAGCCGTCCGTGCTGCGCGCCGCCCTCGTCTACGCGCTCAAGGCCCCGCCGTCGTCGTACTGGAACATGGACATCCGCCCCTTGTCGACGGTCACGGTCGCGGGCCACGCGGGCCGCTGGAACCTGCGGCTGGGGACCGCGCAGTAG
- the argC gene encoding N-acetyl-gamma-glutamyl-phosphate reductase: MAVRVAVAGASGYAGGEVLRLLLAHPEVEIGALTGNSNAGQRLGGLQPHLLPLADRVLQETTAEVLAGHEVVFLALPHGQSAAVAEQLGPDVLVVDMGADFRLKDPADWERFYGSPHAGTWPYGLPELPGARATLEGSRRIAVPGCYPTAVTLALFPAYAAGLAESEAVIVAASGTSGAGKAPRANLLGSEVMGSMTPYGVGGGHRHTPEMMQNLGGVADGPVSVSFTPTLAPMPRGILATCSAKARPGVTADSVRAAYEKAFADEPFVHLLPEGQWPATASVYGSNAVQVQVAYDEAAGRIIAISAIDNLTKGTAGGALQSMNIALGLHETTGLSTIGVAP; the protein is encoded by the coding sequence ATGGCGGTACGCGTGGCGGTGGCAGGAGCGAGTGGTTATGCGGGCGGCGAAGTGCTGCGCCTGCTGCTCGCGCACCCCGAGGTCGAGATCGGTGCACTGACCGGCAACTCCAACGCGGGCCAGCGCCTGGGCGGGCTCCAGCCGCATCTGCTGCCCCTGGCCGACCGGGTGCTCCAGGAGACGACCGCCGAGGTCCTCGCCGGGCACGAGGTGGTGTTCCTCGCGCTGCCGCACGGGCAGTCCGCCGCCGTGGCCGAGCAGCTCGGCCCGGACGTGCTCGTCGTCGACATGGGTGCCGACTTCCGGCTCAAGGACCCGGCGGACTGGGAGCGGTTCTACGGCTCGCCCCACGCCGGTACCTGGCCCTACGGCCTCCCCGAACTGCCGGGTGCCCGCGCCACGCTGGAGGGGTCCAGGCGCATCGCGGTACCCGGTTGCTACCCCACGGCCGTGACGCTGGCCCTGTTCCCGGCGTACGCGGCGGGCCTCGCCGAGAGCGAGGCCGTGATCGTCGCCGCCTCCGGCACCTCCGGCGCGGGCAAGGCGCCCCGGGCGAACCTGCTGGGCAGCGAGGTCATGGGGTCGATGACCCCGTACGGCGTCGGCGGCGGCCACCGGCACACCCCCGAGATGATGCAGAACCTCGGCGGGGTCGCCGACGGGCCGGTCTCCGTGTCCTTCACCCCGACCCTCGCCCCGATGCCCCGCGGCATCCTCGCCACGTGCAGCGCGAAGGCGAGGCCCGGCGTCACCGCCGACTCCGTGCGCGCCGCGTACGAGAAGGCCTTCGCCGACGAGCCGTTCGTCCATCTGCTCCCCGAGGGACAGTGGCCCGCCACGGCGTCCGTCTACGGTTCCAACGCCGTTCAGGTGCAGGTCGCGTACGACGAGGCCGCGGGCCGCATCATCGCGATCAGCGCCATCGACAACCTCACCAAGGGCACCGCCGGTGGCGCCCTCCAGAGCATGAACATCGCCCTCGGACTCCACGAGACGACGGGGCTTTCCACGATCGGAGTCGCACCGTGA
- a CDS encoding GNAT family N-acetyltransferase, with protein MSDESTLPGLPEGYEMSDDPDRIDVGRVHHWLSTDAYWALDRSREKHESAIRGSLNFGVYEAGSGEQVAYARVVTDRATFAWLCDVYVDPSARGKGLGTALVAAVREHLRTYGLRRVLLATHDAHGVYAKLGFEPLAKPDQWMALVFE; from the coding sequence ATGAGCGACGAGTCGACCCTGCCCGGCCTGCCCGAGGGCTACGAGATGTCCGACGACCCCGACCGCATCGACGTCGGACGGGTCCACCACTGGCTGTCCACCGACGCGTACTGGGCCCTCGATCGCTCCCGCGAGAAGCACGAGAGTGCGATCCGCGGATCCCTCAACTTCGGGGTGTACGAGGCGGGTTCGGGGGAGCAGGTGGCGTACGCGCGGGTGGTGACCGACCGGGCCACGTTCGCGTGGCTCTGCGATGTGTACGTCGACCCGTCGGCGCGCGGAAAGGGGCTGGGCACCGCCCTGGTCGCGGCAGTGCGCGAGCACCTGCGGACGTACGGGCTGCGGCGCGTCCTGCTCGCCACGCACGACGCGCACGGCGTCTACGCGAAGCTCGGGTTCGAGCCGCTCGCCAAGCCGGACCAGTGGATGGCGCTCGTGTTCGAATGA
- a CDS encoding glycoside hydrolase family 10 protein has translation MSRRAFWATAAATLVAAGGVAGTAIAGGEPSPRRRAAEGEMRGMWLATVVNRDWPSAPGLSAAKQRAELLAHLDTAVARRLNAVIFQVRPTADALWPSPHEPWSQYLTGTQGKNPGWDPLGTAVEEAHARGLELHAWFNPYRIALHTDPSRLVASHPARKNPDWVVPYGGKLHYNPGIPAVRAFVREAMLDAVRKYPVDAVHFDDYFYPYPVAGQVFNDDAAYDGHGGSFPNRAAWRRDNIDKLVRETAAEIKVIRPGTQFGISPFGVWRNAATDVRGSDTRAGVQTYDDLYADTRKWVQENWIDYLVPQLYWNIGFAAADYAKLLPWWAETARGSGTRLYIGEALYKAGDPAQPAAWQDPAELSAHLTLARDVPEARGHVFFSAKEVGLDGIGAMARVVADHYQRPAEPPR, from the coding sequence ATGTCACGACGGGCGTTCTGGGCGACCGCGGCGGCGACACTCGTGGCGGCCGGCGGTGTGGCCGGTACCGCCATCGCCGGCGGGGAGCCGAGTCCCCGCCGCAGGGCTGCCGAGGGCGAGATGCGCGGCATGTGGCTGGCCACCGTCGTCAACCGGGACTGGCCCTCCGCGCCCGGTCTGTCCGCCGCCAAGCAGCGCGCCGAACTCCTGGCCCACCTCGACACCGCAGTGGCCCGCCGCCTCAACGCGGTGATCTTCCAGGTCCGCCCCACCGCCGACGCGCTCTGGCCCTCCCCGCACGAGCCCTGGTCGCAGTACCTCACCGGTACTCAGGGCAAGAACCCCGGCTGGGACCCGCTGGGCACGGCGGTCGAGGAGGCCCACGCCCGGGGGCTCGAACTGCACGCCTGGTTCAACCCGTACCGGATCGCCCTCCACACCGACCCGAGCCGTCTCGTCGCCTCGCACCCGGCCCGGAAGAACCCCGACTGGGTCGTCCCCTACGGTGGCAAGCTCCACTACAACCCGGGCATCCCCGCCGTCCGCGCCTTCGTGCGGGAGGCCATGCTCGACGCCGTACGGAAGTACCCGGTCGACGCCGTGCACTTCGACGACTACTTCTACCCGTACCCGGTGGCGGGCCAGGTCTTCAACGACGACGCGGCCTACGACGGGCACGGCGGGAGTTTCCCCAACCGGGCGGCCTGGCGGCGTGACAACATCGACAAACTGGTGCGGGAGACGGCGGCGGAGATCAAGGTGATCCGCCCCGGCACACAGTTCGGGATCAGCCCCTTCGGTGTGTGGCGCAACGCCGCGACCGACGTGCGCGGCTCGGACACCCGGGCGGGCGTGCAGACGTACGACGATCTGTACGCGGACACACGGAAATGGGTCCAGGAGAACTGGATCGACTACCTCGTGCCGCAGCTGTACTGGAACATCGGCTTCGCCGCCGCCGACTACGCCAAGCTGCTGCCCTGGTGGGCCGAGACCGCCCGGGGCAGCGGGACGCGGCTGTACATCGGGGAGGCCCTGTACAAGGCGGGCGACCCGGCGCAGCCCGCTGCCTGGCAGGACCCGGCCGAGCTGTCGGCGCACCTCACCCTGGCCCGCGACGTCCCGGAGGCGCGCGGACATGTCTTCTTCTCGGCCAAGGAGGTGGGGCTCGACGGGATCGGTGCGATGGCACGGGTGGTCGCCGACCACTATCAGCGGCCGGCGGAACCACCACGCTGA
- a CDS encoding alpha-L-arabinofuranosidase C-terminal domain-containing protein encodes MSRSTRTRWRLGLTATAFLVATASVPAPAHAEDVTDYAITVDPSADGAKIDDTMYGVFFEDINRAADGGLYAELVQNRSFEYSTADNRAYTPLTSWSVDGTAQVVNDTGRLNERNRNYLSLGAGASVTNAGYNTGVRVEEGKRYNFSVWARAESRTTLTVTLQDADGTLAEAHQVAVNGGWAKYKARFKATRTSSDGRLTVSSAGAAALDEVSLFPRDTYKGHKNGLREDLAEKIAALKPGFVRFPGGCLVNTGSMQDYSAASNWERKRSYQWKDTIGPVETRATNSNFWGYNQSYGLGYYEYFQFSEDIGAMPLPVVPALVTGCGQNRATDDEALLQRHIQDTLDLIEFANGPVTSEWGKKRAQMGHPEPFHLTHLGVGNEENLPNEFFARFQKFRAAIEAKYPDITVVSNSGPDDTGTTFDTAWKLNREANVDLVDEHYYNSPQWFLQNNDRYDSYDRSGPKVFLGEYASQGNAFKNALSEAAFMTGLERNADIVKLASYAPLLANEDYVQWSPDMIWFNNQASWNSANYETQKLFMNNVGDRVVPSTATGTPALSGPITGAVGLSTWATTAAYDDVKVTSADGASLLTDDFGGDASKWTHTGRGSWSIQDGQYVQTDVAAENTMVSAGDTAWHDYDLKVKATKKSGKEGFLVAFGVKDTGNYYWWNLGGWNNTTSAVEQAVDGGKSSLISKPGTIETGRTYDVEVKVRGRQVTLLLDGKEWGSFTDDKPAEPFRQVVTRDAETGELIVKVVNAQASAARTAIDLGDAKVRSKARVTTLSAAPDAVNTETATPVAPVTSTFSGVAGEFSYTFPANSVTFLRIRER; translated from the coding sequence ATGTCACGCAGCACCCGCACCCGTTGGAGACTCGGCCTCACCGCCACCGCCTTCCTGGTGGCGACCGCCTCCGTCCCGGCCCCCGCGCACGCCGAGGACGTCACCGACTATGCGATCACCGTCGACCCGTCCGCCGACGGCGCGAAGATCGACGACACGATGTACGGCGTCTTCTTCGAGGACATCAACCGGGCCGCCGACGGCGGTCTGTACGCCGAACTCGTGCAGAACCGGTCCTTCGAGTACTCGACCGCCGACAACCGTGCCTACACCCCTCTCACCTCCTGGTCCGTCGACGGCACCGCGCAGGTGGTGAACGACACCGGCCGCCTCAACGAGCGCAACCGCAACTACCTCTCCTTGGGCGCCGGTGCCTCCGTCACCAACGCCGGCTACAACACGGGGGTCCGCGTCGAAGAGGGCAAGAGGTACAACTTCTCGGTGTGGGCGCGCGCCGAGAGCCGTACGACGCTGACCGTCACCCTCCAGGACGCCGACGGCACGCTGGCCGAGGCCCACCAGGTCGCGGTCAACGGCGGCTGGGCCAAGTACAAGGCCCGTTTCAAGGCGACGCGGACCAGCTCCGACGGCCGTCTGACCGTCTCCTCCGCCGGCGCCGCCGCCCTCGACGAGGTCTCCCTCTTCCCGCGCGACACCTACAAGGGCCACAAGAACGGTCTGCGTGAGGACCTCGCGGAGAAGATCGCCGCGCTGAAGCCGGGCTTCGTCCGCTTCCCCGGCGGCTGCCTCGTCAACACCGGCTCCATGCAGGACTACAGCGCGGCCTCGAACTGGGAGCGCAAGCGCTCGTACCAGTGGAAGGACACCATCGGCCCGGTCGAGACGCGCGCCACGAACTCCAACTTCTGGGGCTACAACCAGAGTTACGGCCTCGGCTACTACGAGTACTTCCAGTTCTCCGAGGACATCGGCGCGATGCCGCTGCCCGTGGTGCCCGCCCTCGTCACCGGCTGCGGCCAGAACAGGGCCACCGACGACGAGGCCCTGCTCCAGCGGCACATCCAGGACACTCTCGACCTCATCGAGTTCGCCAACGGGCCCGTGACCAGCGAATGGGGCAAGAAGCGGGCGCAGATGGGCCACCCGGAGCCCTTCCACCTCACCCATCTCGGCGTCGGCAACGAGGAGAACCTGCCGAACGAGTTCTTCGCCCGCTTCCAGAAGTTCCGGGCCGCCATCGAGGCGAAGTACCCCGACATCACGGTGGTCTCGAACTCCGGCCCCGACGACACGGGCACCACCTTCGACACCGCGTGGAAGCTGAACCGCGAGGCGAACGTCGACCTGGTCGACGAGCACTACTACAACAGCCCGCAGTGGTTCCTCCAGAACAACGACCGCTACGACTCCTACGACCGAAGCGGCCCGAAGGTCTTCCTCGGCGAGTACGCCTCCCAGGGCAACGCCTTCAAGAACGCCCTCTCCGAAGCCGCTTTCATGACCGGCCTGGAGCGCAACGCCGACATCGTGAAGCTCGCCTCCTACGCGCCGCTCCTCGCCAACGAGGACTACGTGCAGTGGAGCCCCGACATGATCTGGTTCAACAACCAGGCGTCGTGGAACTCCGCCAACTACGAGACCCAGAAGCTCTTCATGAACAACGTCGGGGACCGCGTCGTGCCGTCGACGGCCACCGGCACGCCGGCCCTCTCCGGCCCGATCACCGGAGCCGTCGGTCTCTCCACCTGGGCGACGACGGCGGCGTACGACGACGTGAAGGTGACCTCGGCGGACGGCGCGAGCCTGCTCACCGACGACTTCGGCGGTGACGCCTCGAAGTGGACCCACACCGGCAGGGGCAGCTGGAGCATCCAGGACGGACAGTACGTGCAGACCGACGTGGCCGCCGAGAACACCATGGTCTCGGCCGGTGACACCGCCTGGCACGACTACGACCTGAAGGTGAAGGCCACCAAGAAGTCCGGCAAGGAGGGCTTCCTCGTCGCCTTCGGTGTCAAGGACACGGGCAACTACTACTGGTGGAACCTCGGCGGCTGGAACAACACCACCAGCGCGGTCGAGCAGGCCGTGGACGGCGGCAAGTCCTCGCTGATCTCCAAGCCGGGCACGATCGAGACGGGCCGCACGTACGACGTCGAGGTCAAGGTGCGGGGGCGGCAGGTGACCCTGCTCCTCGACGGCAAGGAGTGGGGCAGCTTCACCGACGACAAGCCGGCGGAGCCGTTCCGGCAGGTGGTGACGCGTGACGCCGAGACGGGTGAGCTCATCGTCAAGGTCGTCAACGCGCAGGCCTCGGCGGCGCGTACGGCGATCGACCTCGGGGATGCGAAGGTGCGCTCCAAGGCCCGGGTGACCACGCTTTCGGCTGCGCCGGACGCGGTGAACACGGAGACGGCCACGCCTGTTGCGCCGGTGACGTCCACGTTCAGCGGGGTGGCCGGGGAGTTCAGCTACACGTTTCCGGCCAACTCTGTGACGTTCCTGCGGATCAGAGAGCGGTGA
- a CDS encoding DUF5997 family protein, translating to MTSHQTTQTMKPATAAKKLGVYLQATPAEFQEGVVTRAELTALQTDPPAWLEELRRNGPHPRPVVAERLGVSIAGLARGGVTEALTTEQIEALRQDSPEWLRKERATQAEVRKEGARLKQREAERSAQSDDRRS from the coding sequence ATGACGTCGCACCAGACCACCCAGACCATGAAGCCCGCCACCGCGGCGAAGAAGCTGGGTGTGTACCTCCAGGCCACCCCCGCCGAGTTCCAGGAGGGCGTCGTCACGCGCGCCGAGCTGACCGCGCTCCAGACGGACCCGCCCGCCTGGCTGGAGGAACTGCGCCGCAACGGCCCGCACCCCCGCCCGGTGGTCGCCGAGAGGCTGGGCGTCTCCATCGCCGGGCTCGCGCGCGGCGGAGTCACCGAGGCCCTCACCACCGAGCAGATCGAGGCGCTGAGGCAGGACAGCCCCGAGTGGCTGCGGAAGGAGCGCGCCACCCAGGCCGAGGTCCGCAAGGAAGGCGCCCGCCTCAAGCAGCGCGAAGCGGAGCGGTCGGCCCAGTCGGACGACCGCCGTTCCTGA
- a CDS encoding PLP-dependent aminotransferase family protein: MQERSSGRELAEQLRSELNRYSPGGKLPSSRALVERFRVSPVTVSRALAQLAAEGLVVTRPGAGAFRARPREGRAAVGDTSWQEVALSADGSAEPSPRTVDASGVLVSLASPPPGVIEFNSGYLHPSLQPEQAMGAALSRAGRRPGVWARPPVEGVPELREWFARSIGGAITAAEVIVAAGGQSALTTALRALAPPGAPVLVESPTYPGMLAIARAAGLRPVPVPVDADGVRPALLADAFRASGARVFVCQPLFQNPTGAVLSADRRGEVLRIAREAGAFVVEDDFVRRLVHEDAGPLPGPLAADDPDGVVVHVSSLTKATSPSFRVGALAARGPVLERLRAIQVVDTFFVPRPLQEAALELVGSPAWPRHLRAVSRELRNRRDTLTAELRMRLPELALPHIPSGGYHLWLRLPDGTDEPALVAAALRAGVAVTPGRPYFSAEPPAGHLRLSFAGVAGAGEIAEGVGRLRAAVKGSTAGF; encoded by the coding sequence ATGCAAGAGCGTAGCAGTGGCAGAGAACTGGCGGAACAGCTGCGGAGCGAGCTGAACCGCTACTCACCCGGTGGAAAGCTGCCGTCGAGCCGGGCGCTCGTCGAACGTTTCCGGGTGAGCCCGGTGACCGTCTCGCGGGCTTTGGCGCAGCTGGCCGCCGAGGGGCTCGTGGTGACCCGGCCGGGGGCGGGCGCCTTCCGGGCGCGGCCACGTGAGGGCCGGGCGGCCGTGGGGGACACGTCCTGGCAGGAGGTCGCGCTGAGCGCGGACGGCAGCGCCGAGCCGTCGCCCCGCACGGTGGACGCCTCCGGAGTGCTGGTCTCGCTCGCCTCTCCGCCACCCGGCGTGATCGAGTTCAACAGCGGCTATCTGCACCCGTCGCTGCAGCCGGAACAGGCCATGGGCGCGGCTCTGTCGAGAGCCGGACGGCGGCCAGGGGTGTGGGCGCGACCGCCGGTCGAGGGCGTGCCGGAGCTGCGCGAGTGGTTCGCGCGGAGCATCGGCGGGGCGATCACCGCCGCCGAGGTGATCGTCGCGGCGGGCGGCCAGTCCGCCCTGACCACCGCCCTGCGTGCCCTCGCGCCGCCCGGGGCGCCCGTCCTGGTCGAGTCGCCCACCTACCCGGGCATGCTGGCGATCGCACGGGCGGCCGGGCTGCGGCCCGTTCCGGTGCCGGTGGACGCGGACGGGGTCAGACCCGCCCTCCTCGCCGACGCGTTCAGGGCGTCCGGCGCCCGGGTCTTCGTCTGCCAGCCGCTCTTCCAGAACCCCACCGGTGCCGTCCTGTCGGCCGACCGCAGGGGTGAGGTGCTGCGGATCGCCCGCGAGGCGGGGGCCTTCGTCGTGGAGGACGACTTCGTACGCCGTCTCGTGCACGAGGACGCCGGACCGCTGCCCGGGCCGCTGGCGGCCGACGATCCCGACGGCGTGGTCGTGCACGTCTCCTCCCTGACCAAGGCGACCTCACCCAGCTTCCGGGTGGGCGCCCTGGCCGCCCGGGGCCCGGTTCTGGAACGGCTGCGCGCCATCCAGGTCGTCGACACCTTCTTCGTACCGCGCCCCCTCCAGGAGGCCGCCCTCGAACTCGTCGGCTCACCCGCCTGGCCCCGCCATCTCCGGGCGGTCTCCAGGGAGTTGAGGAACCGCCGGGACACGCTGACCGCCGAGCTTCGGATGCGCCTGCCCGAACTCGCCCTGCCCCACATCCCCTCGGGCGGCTACCACCTGTGGCTGCGCCTCCCCGACGGCACCGACGAGCCCGCGCTGGTCGCCGCCGCGCTCCGCGCGGGCGTGGCGGTCACCCCCGGTCGCCCCTACTTCAGTGCCGAACCCCCGGCCGGACACCTCCGGTTGAGCTTCGCCGGTGTCGCGGGCGCGGGGGAGATCGCGGAAGGGGTAGGGCGGCTGAGGGCGGCCGTAAAGGGTTCGACAGCGGGCTTCTGA
- a CDS encoding DUF1918 domain-containing protein, whose translation MQAAVGDTLLVHGRTVGHHDRTAQVLEVLGQNGNPPYRVRFEDDGHEALMAPGPDTVVRHPGDPR comes from the coding sequence ATGCAGGCAGCTGTAGGCGACACCCTGCTGGTGCACGGCAGGACCGTCGGGCACCACGACCGGACCGCGCAGGTCCTGGAGGTGCTCGGCCAGAACGGGAACCCGCCCTACCGGGTCAGGTTCGAGGACGACGGGCACGAGGCGCTGATGGCCCCGGGCCCGGACACCGTCGTCCGTCACCCCGGGGACCCGAGGTAA